GCCGACGATCCAAGAACTGGTTTCATACCTGAAGCAGAAGAATGGAAAAATGAGCTTCGCCGATTTTCTAGACATTATGCATCAGCACTCAAAGGTGGAGAGTCTGCCGGACGAGGTCATTGCCGCCTTCAAGGCAGCCGATGCACAGAACAAGGGGACCATATCTGCCCGGCAGCTGCGCAACCTCCTCCAAAACTGGGGCGAGGGCCTCTCTATGCGCGAGGTTGATAATATCTTCCGTGAGGCTAATGTCAACAGCAATAGCAGCGTGCGGTACGCAGACTTTGTCAAGATTGCTTGCGCCCCGGTGCCAGACTACTATTAAGACCGTCAGCCCATTTGCGGAGCCTTAGAAAACATTCCAGTACACATGCATTTCCCTACGAAATTCGCACAAAAACCATTTCCAATAAAGTTCACAGAAGGACAATTTAAGAAAAGTTTTCGGTTTTATTTGAAAACTTTTTCACTTGTAGAAAAAGGACATCAGCCGTTCTTAGTTGGCAATGGTAACCTCAACCTCTACGCCGGGCTCGATGTTGATCGACGTGATCTTCTTGACGATCTCAGACGGGGAATGCAAGTCGATGATGCGCTTGTGGATTCTCATCTGAAAGGGGACGAAAATAGAGATTCAAATTACTAATATGTCGCAGTTTTGCTGAAGAAGTCTTTCAGCTGAAGGTATTGTCGAATTCGGAGAGCCAAATTGTGAGGAGAATCAGCAAAGAGGACTATGAGAACACGTTTAGTCTGGGCAGACCGCATATGATACTGTACAACGGCAGGTTAAATACCGAACCACGATATCAGATCTGCCCATTCATGTGGTAATAAATTTTAAATGGAGATCTCACCTGGAAACGATCCCAAGTCTTGGAACCCTCACCGCAAGGAGTCTTACGGGTGGTGATGCGCAGGACCTTGGTTGGCATGCGTACGGGGCCCTGAAACAGAAAAAGTACGCCATTAGCACACGCTTCTATAGAATTTTAGTCAATTGTCGCTTGAACCATATAATATTCTCGCACTGTTGGCAGTCAATGTGGGAATAATGTCCGATTcaagcatttttctatggCATTTATTAAAGACTAGGCTAAGCGTCTGGCGGAACACAAAGCCTCCAGGTAAATGCGGATGCGAAAGCAAATATTGTGCTATGGGCTCAGATCGGGGCTCCGACTCACCTTGACACGCAGATTCTGGTTCTTGGCACCGTTGATCAAGTCACGGCACACATTCTCCAGAGAACGCACGTTCCTGGAGGTCAGGGTGATGCGGATGCGGTGCACTGAAGCAGAATCGCCGCCATGGGGCTTCTCAATGTCCTTGGGTGCAGCAGCCTGTCGATGTGGAATACATTTGTTAGAGTGAGGTTATGTTGAATCCCGCAGCACGTGCGTCGGTTTCTTTCATATAGTTTGCCCTTTCCGTAGCTCCAAGCTAGTTGGAACAACAGTTGACATACTGGGGGATGCGTAATTACCATTATTTAGCAATTTCTCTGGTCGAGATATTCAAATCTTTTTATTTTGAGCAGCGCTGAACCAGGCAACTTGCTGGTCGAAAACGGAAGGGGGGGAGTTAGAGATTTTCATTTTGATCTGCCAATATATCGATATATGTTTTGTTCTGATATTTTGAGGAGATATATTTTTGACCTGCGAAAATGGTTGGAGTTCCAGTTGGATGTGGATATAATATCAACGGAACTGTTTTTCTGAGAAAATATACACTATTTTCCTGTTGTTGCACTTCGTAAGATGAGATATTCCCGCGAATTTTCTGTATCTTATGGATGCACCGGTTCTTATCGATATTTTTGTGCGATAAGTGCGTTTTTACAATAACTAAAAAGGCCACAAAATCAGCTGTTTTGCAGCCGCATTTTTTTGTTTACCCTGCGAATTTTTGATTTGGATTTCGATATTTGAATATGTCGGAGGCCGAGGAAAAGTGTCATTTGTAAGTAGCGAAACCGCTTTAAAggtttattatttatattaatCTTCCCTTCCAGCTGCCATGCAGTGCCTTTCAAGTATAGCTGCCCCAAGTGCAATGCGCTGTACTGCAGTGTGGCGTGCTACAAGTCGCAGACACATCTGAAATGTTCCGAGGAGTTCTACAAATCCTGCATACAGGACGAGCTGGCCGGTGCGACTACGGCTCCGGAAAGCCAGGAAGAAATGAGAAAGATCTACGACATACTGAAGCGTATGCGGGAAACGGACGCTGGTTTCAATCCCAAAGATTTCGACGCAGATGGACTGGACAATCCGCTGGGTTCAGATAATGAGGAGGGACAAGGAGATGGTGATGAGGAAGAGCTTGGTGATGACCCAGAACAAGACTTTGAAGAGGAAGTGGAGGAAGACATCGCTGCGCGCCTGAAGGGCATCGACATCAACGACGCCGATGAGGTTTGGAGCCGCCTAACAGAGGAAGAACAAGGCGAGTTCCAGAAGCTGATTGCCAGCGGTGACATCATGAAGCTCATGCCGGACTACAAGCCCTGGTGGGGCAAGGCGAAGAACTCCAAGATTGTTGAAATTCCTGCACCAGGAGAAGCCAAAAAAACGGACGACTCCACCCCCGAAATCCATGAGAATATACCAAAGTTCTCGGATATTTGCCAGAAGACGCCCTCGCCCTGCCTGCACTACAACCTGTGGAACATATTGAGCGCGTATGCGTGCGTGGCCCGCTTCTACGCCGGCGAGCATCGAACGAATGCCAGCGAGGCTGTCGCCCATCTAGTGAATCTCAGCACAACCCTCAAGTACGGCACCAACTTCGAGGACGCTGAAGACGCCATCATCTCTGTGGAAATGGAGGCCATCACCACGGGCAATGGGCCGGCAGGCGCTGCGGCAGTGGGCAGTGCCGGCGTGGGCACAAACTTTTTCGTAGAGAGCCGGGAGCAGTTGAAGCTGGATGCCCGTCAGCTCATGGCCACGCGGGACCACAAATTGGCCGCCCTGAGCGACATCCTCCGCCTGCTCCAGCAAAGTAAGGCACTAATCAGTCGGAAGGCTTCGCAAGAGGCCGGATTCCAGAAGCTGTTTGCCCTGGCCAGCGGCAGCGTGGAGCTGACTAGAAGCAAAGTGTCGCAGTTGGCAAAGAAAATCGAGTTTCTCTTGTCGTATGTCAAAAGGGAAGAGGTCCTCTGAAATCTCCGTCAATATTCAGAATACACATACACATTCGTATCAcaaattttgtttatttttttgtcTTGCTAAATTTGTGTTCCTTCGTAAAATGGACCGTCTCATTTCACTTTGCGTCCAGGGTATGGTGAGCTCCCTAATGTTCATGATTGTAAGTATCTGAAATATGTGGTCCAACCAACTATTTTTTAAATCAGAAGGGAAAACATTTTGTTTTGGCAAACGGAACTATAGAAAACTATACACGATTGTTGTTATGCACAATTCAGAGTAAAGTTCTTATAGCAACATTTACCAATTCTTTGTATTTTAAAGTTTAGTGCGGATTAAGGATCGCGGAACTAGTTTCCAATGTGTCGCTAGTTCACCGGTGCGAACCATTTAAAGAATGGTATTCGGAAGTTGAATTGAAGACCGTGAGACCAAACCAGTAAATTACTGGCAGTAGTACAAACCTTATTACTGTGAGAGCGAGAGGTATAGCTATAGTATGGAATTGTTATCGAATGAAGATCAGGATCAGCTATAAATTTAGACGCTGATATTATAACTTGCGGTATGAATCAACGGTGCTCGTTGGTCTTCATTTGTAGTGACGTGACCCgataaaattatgtgtttAGGGCTGAGggctagctagtaatattccacggaataacAAAATATagcaatatgaacgactaTCCTCTTCGTTTGTTTTGCTTACCTATTTTTGctaaaactttttttttgtttgacctaTTTCACTAAATCCTTTTgttacgcaaaatgcaataaaagcaagtagtTAAAATAAGCCAgctaagtagaaaattgattcattaatcagataaaattatgtgggcatggctaaatgtgctATATAGTTGAGAAttttcgacggaatatcaaaattgagcaatatggtTTCTAATCCTTGACGGAGAACGTTTAACCTAATATAAGCCAAGGAGGAATATCAATTTTCCACCGATAataattaatatttaataatgttttttttaagttcagaAAAAAGATGGCAtgaatctacaagaagaatttacaatcgtAAATAGAGGgtgcttaagtgggctaagttcggtttttcatcggtatattttcggtatattttgcAAGTgggacggtatatttcggtatattcgCGAGGGCCCGACGATGGCTAAAACCGCGATCACACTGTCTACCGCACATAGTTTTTTTAGTTGGCGACTCGAACTAGTGCTTTTTACGCTATTTTGTTATTTGGTAGGTCTAAAACATCTTGTGCCAACCCCTGTCCCGTGTGCTTAATTAATTGCGATGCGCACACAATAGGGAAAAACAAGAGCGACAGAACGGACTTGGAACACTCATGTAAACGCGTACGGTTTGCTTTGGGTGTAGTGGAATTTCAATGCGTGTGCCcgtggatgtgtgtgtgtgcgctaTGGTGGTGTGTGCATAGGTGTGAGTCTGGCAACAACAAAATCCCATCGGCCAGCAAGTGTTCTTTGTACGCTTCGCTTGTTAATAATTAAAGCAAAAAAGGAAGCAATTTGCTGTGCGCACAGATGAGATCTCTCTCCCTCAACCTCTTTTTCCTTCGGCGTGGCCTTATGTAAGGTGCCTGGATAGAAATGCATACATTTACTGTTAATAGGcctaaaaagaaaaaaaacacccAACGAGAAATTCAATCTTTAAGATAAACGAGTTTCGCTTATCtcgctctgtgtgtgtgtgtgtgtgtgtgtgctgtgctgtgctgctTATCTATCTCCACAAATATGCGAAGTATGCGTCAACCTGTTTCGTATACTTTCCGTTGGAAATTTCTACTACTCCTGCGGTGCCGCTGCAGCAGCAAATCCCAAATACCTCGCCAAACCAATGCTAAATAAGTAGTAGTTATGACTGCATGCAGCTAAATTTATAACCGCGCAAGCGAATCACCTGAAAAACCTGATGGAAATACTATAAAACAATCACCGTAAGCAATACCGATCGGATCGCGAAGCGACGGATGGCAATGACAACAAATATGTGGCTTGGCGATGGATGACGCCCAAAATCAAAGACATGTCAGACGTGTCATCAGTGtagtgaatgtgtgtgtgagtgaacGATAAAATTTCCTATTCAAAGGTGCACAATGCCCCCCCACATTATCTATGCTGGTCGTTGTCTGATGATAACATAACAGCTACGTTAACaatttgtgtgcgtgtgtgtgtttgtgtgtgaagCAATTGCTGCATTTGTTTACAAACAGCTGATGGGCGGACGGACATACAAACTCCTCCCCATTGATCCCTGATAAGATAAGGAATTTCCCTAATTTCGACTATTTTCTACTGAGACGCTATCGATGTTCTAGTCTATACGCAATGAGAATGGATTACGTAAAGTGGAGCACTATCAGTGACTCACAAAAGTAAATGTTTTCTTATCAACGGGGTCgctagaaaaaaaaaccattcaAAAGGAATGCGTTCAAGAAATATCTGATCCATAAAAAAGCGTTCCTTTAGTGTGCCCGCACTACGCACAAGACTAAAAATTCAACGGTAATCACCCTCAAGGCTGATTCCGATTTGGGTTTTAGGTGGGCTAGAGCAACCGATCGCATTCCAGCACGTTGCCAATGGTCACTCTCGTGTTCTTGTTTACGCACAACAAAAGTCTTGTTTGCAATTTCGACAACCATTTGCCCTCGAATTTAGTGAATTAAGTGCTTACGAGTGCTAGTTTTTGGCACACTCTGCATTTTACGGTAGTAATTGGACTTTCTAAGCGAATTTCTTCTGAGAATAAACATACACCGATTATATTTGTTCGTATGATCTCAAAAAATTCTCCTAACACATGCAGATTTCCAGACTAGAACTGTTAACCAAACAATTaatatacaaagcaatcttcctaccatatatatgtacataagagATTGTTTAACAAACAATCGCGGCATAAAGCAATTTGTTGGCCTGAGATAAACCTACAAGTTTTTCCTATAAACAAAGAACATGGTTGTTTTACGGtctaagagagagagagagggaggcagAGAGAGCACTTCTATTTACGCAACTCAAATAATTTATGATTATATCGTTCTGCCCGCCTCGCGTGTGTCACTTGTTGATTGATTCATTTGATTAATTTCTAATTTAATGACATCCTCCAACCCTCGAATCCACAGGAAATGTCCCACCACAGCGATGATCAGCTCTTGCAGGCTGGAAGCGATTCCTTCTGGGAGCCCGGCAACTACAAACGCACCACCAAGCGCATTGAGGATGGCTACAAGTGAGTTCCGAATAGGGTACCACCGTTCCCTGTCCTCCCCTGccctccccaccccaccccaatGATGCTCTGTCAACGGTTGTACCACAACAGTGGTGTTGGGTCATTGCCAGCAAAAATCAAGTGAAACCAGTTTTCATTGTTGTACCCATTATACCCCATGTGCAGGGTATTATCAGTTTGTTTAGATGTTTGTACCGCAAAGAAGGAAGAATCAGTGACAGCATAaactatatatatttttgtttattttatataaTATTAGTTTAAAACTTAACCTAACTGTAGCACTGGCATCGGAGACTACTTTTATTCTAGGTCTGTCTGTCCCTTTTTATCTACATTTTATCTACAACGCACATTTAATAATATTCCTTCCCATATAACATTATATCATTGAAACGATCTCTTTGCGAAAAACTATGTTTTTTTGTATAGAAGAAGAAAACTTTAAAGAACTTCCAGGGTATTTAAGCTTCGGCTCTCCGTAGTAAGCCTTCCTgctttattatttatttctgTTCTCTTTCCCTCTCTTGCGCAGACTCTGCAATGACCTACAGCAACTGATTCAGGAGCGAGCCGATATCGAAAAGGGATATGCAAAAAGCTTGCGCACCTGGTCAAAGAAATGGGGTGACTTCATTGAGAAAGGTAAGCAAACGCAGTCAGATCACGTGGGATTGGAACTGCGAtgaagtggagtggagtggaatgGAGTAAAGATGGAGTGTATTGGTGTCGTGTGGGTGTTCTGTAGCTGTTACTGTGGAATGAGAAATTCATCTTCTTCTCTCGCACGCTGTGTAGCCATACTGTTTGTCTTACACATTCATTCACGCCCTGGTAGGCGGTGGGGGCCCGCTGCCGGCGTTGACGACTGCGTCATGTTGTCTTCCCACAGCTGActcctgcctctgcctctgcccctgcctcctGGCCCACTGGCTGTCTCTGTTCCTATTTGCCACATTCTGTACATCATTCTGAGCATTGTTGTTGCCGTTGTGCGATAAGTGGCTTAAGCTATTAATGggctttttgttgttgttacctcgtttttttttgtccaCTACCATCGACTGAGCCGCTGATGGAAGCAGCGCCTGAGGCATCGCACAGTGGCATCAAATTGCACCAACACCTTAAGGAAATATGTTATTAATGATCGTGATGGGGGGTGTCTTCCGTCTATAAAGAATTGAATTATGAACCTGGATTTTACTAAGATTACAATTACAACAATTCTTTAGCTGACCATTTTACTATCCTATAACTTTATAGTTATCTTATTCCATGATTTATCCCTGAATAGTTTTTGGATTAACATTGATTAACATTTTACATTGAGGTTTCTAATAGTCTTTTAAACATTTGAGATGAATTTAATTTTATAATAAGTGCTGAACTTATTattatttgaaatttattcCACTCATTAATGAGGTTCCTTTGAGAAGGCAAGGCACGTCCTTGCACCCACATGACGCCACTTATTGATGCTCGATTCGAGACGCACAAGCGAATGCTGCAAAAGAGAATGCCCTAGAAAAGCAACATTCATAGCGTGTGCATGATGCGGAACATTGATGGCCGACTCGAATTTCGCTGATaagaggtttttttttgttgctgtttttcgACCTCTCCCAAATTCTAAAAGCTGATCTAACAAACTTTTACGGATTTATGACGGATTTTCCACTAGCAGAGAACATACCTTATAGCTTGTTGATCTATTCCCTTCATATCTGTACTCGTTTGTAGTTTCAAAGGTCTTTTGCTATTCCCAAAACAATGTCTAAAGCCATAAATTGGGGTCTCTCAAGCCATTTTTGATGGATTTCCAGCACAGTGTGCGCTCTGTGTGCGCGCTTCTTCGCGAAATGAAATCGAGTACAGCGTTTGCAAAGTTGGTAACCAACCGCTTTGCCTCGTTGCTGGcggctgtttctgttgctgttgctgtccaCTTTCACAGTAACCAGCAAAAGCCAATTGCAAAAGCGGCTACTTCTTCCACCGTCGCGCCGCCTACTCGCGTCCCGGGCACTTCCAAACTGCCTACTCTTCTGCTGTCCCCACGTATACGAGCGGAATTTGCCTAGTTTTGCGTCTAGCCAGAGTCAGAGGCAACGGATGCAGAGAGgcaaagaggcagaggcagaagctCCAGCTAGTGCCCATCCAGACTAGACCAAACCGGCACCAAAGCGTCGCTTGAAATGGTTTCAAAAATCAATGCGACGGGGAAAATAGAACGAGTTATTTCTGTGCTAAGCGTCTCAATTTCTATAtatctctgtgtgtgtttgtgtgtgtagaGGTGGGGTAGTGGGGCTGATGGCATGAGGGCATCCGATTGAGAATAGTCTGTCGTTAGTCAAACGAGTTCCGTGCATTTCCAATTATGAGACGAGCATCGTATAAATTTTGATTACAGTTTGCGCTCTTTGTTAGCGCCCAATaaaaaatgccaaaaatgtGAGGTATTTTTGCGACCCActcaggcacacacacacacacacatgcagacGATCGCACGAATCACACAATCCGATATTCTCTAGAGCACGCTCCTCGACTCGCAAATGGCTTGGGTTTCGTTCGGTGATTAGATAAAACGTAGAAGTGCTCCCCATCGTAATGGTTCGTGTTCGAAACACCGTAGGGGCGCCTGAGAGATGACGTCAACCGCAGGCGACAACTGTATAATCTATAAATAATTGGGGATCAGTTTGTGTAAGAGATATGTGCGCTTGATTGGTTGCAGGGCCGGAATACGGCACCACCGAGGCGGCCTGGAAGGGCGTGCTGACGGAGTCTGAGCGCGTCTGCGATGTGCACATGAAGATCAAGGACAGTCTGTGCAACGATGTCAACAGCTCGATCAAGACGTGGCAGAAGGAGAACTACCATCACACGCTCATGCAGATCAAGGAGCGCAA
This region of Drosophila miranda strain MSH22 chromosome 2, D.miranda_PacBio2.1, whole genome shotgun sequence genomic DNA includes:
- the LOC108155669 gene encoding calmodulin-like protein 4, with amino-acid sequence MARYFKEQDIDEFRECFYLFARSGQINNLDELTVIMRSLGLSPTIQELVSYLKQKNGKMSFADFLDIMHQHSKVESLPDEVIAAFKAADAQNKGTISARQLRNLLQNWGEGLSMREVDNIFREANVNSNSSVRYADFVKIACAPVPDYY
- the LOC108155671 gene encoding 40S ribosomal protein S20 — its product is MAAAPKDIEKPHGGDSASVHRIRITLTSRNVRSLENVCRDLINGAKNQNLRVKGPVRMPTKVLRITTRKTPCGEGSKTWDRFQMRIHKRIIDLHSPSEIVKKITSINIEPGVEVEVTIAN
- the LOC108155668 gene encoding zinc finger HIT domain-containing protein 2, which gives rise to MSEAEEKCHFCHAVPFKYSCPKCNALYCSVACYKSQTHLKCSEEFYKSCIQDELAGATTAPESQEEMRKIYDILKRMRETDAGFNPKDFDADGLDNPLGSDNEEGQGDGDEEELGDDPEQDFEEEVEEDIAARLKGIDINDADEVWSRLTEEEQGEFQKLIASGDIMKLMPDYKPWWGKAKNSKIVEIPAPGEAKKTDDSTPEIHENIPKFSDICQKTPSPCLHYNLWNILSAYACVARFYAGEHRTNASEAVAHLVNLSTTLKYGTNFEDAEDAIISVEMEAITTGNGPAGAAAVGSAGVGTNFFVESREQLKLDARQLMATRDHKLAALSDILRLLQQSKALISRKASQEAGFQKLFALASGSVELTRSKVSQLAKKIEFLLSYVKREEVL